In one Zobellia galactanivorans genomic region, the following are encoded:
- a CDS encoding chondroitinase-B domain-containing protein, which produces MTKASLLVLSVVLSLFSFIENPNDKGIYVKNSTELNEAIDQANPGDEIIMANGDWNDVQIRFLGYGKEGQPITLKAETPGKVFIGGKSDLKLGGEYLVVNGLYFINGASPSNAVIEFAINEDTVANHSRITNSVILDFNKAQRNETDLWVLFKGRHNQLDHCYIAGKSNRGPTVRIDLAGNQNIKNYHKINNNYFGPRPPKGGPSAETIQLGNSYTSMTPSHTLVAHNFFDRCNGEVEVISSKSNFNEFRNNVFYKSEGSLVTRHGNYCIIDGNYFIGDTNSEQIGGVRLIGTGHWVTNNYFYNLKGKTFRSPLAVMNGIPKSPLNRYIQVTDVVVVHNTWVNCTSPLQFGVGSNVDQKDILPASEIRSERPIRTIVANNLIYSDKGDKQPVVAHDSLDGIRFRNNLINNQGLSFRKLPGVETKDFSLSELEENVLIPANDLSGSALYKGFEFDQITTDLFGNSRAEQNAVGAIVKAPTQKPNLIDISQYGPDWFPLNSDKKDVVKTYSVRSTSQLISAVQKAKQGDTIRLTASKYKLKTPLKIDKHLTLQSADIHKKAIIHYNGAAKTPAFEMNPKGQLTLKGLILKGEKAQYAFASLKNNMSSLYNLTVVDSEISGFDYVLKAYKYSFSEYIQLKSTVITDCANGLELSEETDDKGEYNAENIYIDNCRFKGVGKNVIDYYRGGYDESTVGGNLVVTNSSFTQCGAKEESEILLNTYGIINVNLSGNKFRDNQVKYVARLWGAKNNMHSDNEITNSGELIVEENLPLKLMY; this is translated from the coding sequence ATGACAAAAGCCAGTTTATTAGTACTAAGTGTGGTTCTTTCCTTGTTTTCCTTTATCGAAAACCCAAACGATAAAGGGATTTACGTAAAGAATAGCACAGAATTGAATGAAGCCATAGATCAGGCAAATCCTGGAGACGAAATTATCATGGCCAATGGAGATTGGAACGATGTTCAAATCCGATTTTTGGGATATGGAAAGGAAGGGCAGCCCATAACCCTCAAGGCGGAAACACCTGGCAAAGTCTTTATTGGCGGAAAATCGGACCTAAAATTAGGCGGGGAATACCTTGTTGTCAACGGTTTGTACTTCATCAATGGTGCATCGCCTTCTAACGCGGTCATTGAATTTGCCATTAACGAAGATACAGTGGCCAATCACTCCCGAATTACCAATTCCGTCATCTTAGATTTCAATAAGGCCCAAAGAAACGAGACCGACCTTTGGGTATTGTTCAAGGGAAGGCATAACCAGTTGGATCATTGCTACATCGCCGGAAAGTCCAATAGAGGCCCCACGGTCAGAATTGATTTGGCCGGAAACCAGAACATAAAGAATTACCACAAAATCAACAACAACTATTTTGGCCCAAGACCCCCAAAAGGCGGGCCTAGTGCCGAAACCATACAACTAGGGAACAGTTATACTTCCATGACCCCGAGCCACACCTTGGTAGCGCATAATTTCTTCGATAGGTGCAATGGAGAGGTGGAAGTCATTTCAAGCAAATCAAATTTTAATGAGTTCAGGAACAATGTCTTTTATAAAAGCGAGGGCTCATTGGTAACAAGACACGGCAATTACTGTATCATAGACGGTAACTATTTTATAGGAGATACAAATTCCGAACAGATCGGCGGCGTTAGGTTGATCGGAACAGGTCATTGGGTTACCAACAATTATTTCTATAACCTAAAAGGAAAAACCTTTAGGAGTCCACTTGCCGTTATGAACGGTATTCCAAAATCACCCCTCAATAGATATATACAGGTTACGGATGTGGTAGTGGTCCACAACACATGGGTCAATTGCACCTCGCCTTTGCAGTTCGGGGTCGGTTCCAATGTGGATCAAAAAGACATTCTTCCCGCCTCGGAAATCAGGTCGGAGCGCCCGATTCGAACGATAGTGGCAAATAACCTTATCTATAGTGACAAGGGAGATAAACAGCCTGTGGTTGCCCACGATTCCTTAGATGGAATACGCTTTAGAAACAACCTCATAAATAATCAAGGACTTTCATTCCGAAAGCTTCCAGGGGTGGAAACCAAAGATTTTTCCCTTTCCGAATTAGAAGAAAATGTCCTGATTCCTGCAAATGACCTGTCGGGTTCAGCGCTATACAAAGGTTTTGAATTTGATCAGATTACGACCGACCTTTTTGGGAACTCCAGGGCGGAACAAAACGCGGTCGGTGCCATTGTTAAAGCCCCGACCCAAAAGCCGAATCTTATAGACATCTCCCAATACGGTCCGGATTGGTTTCCTTTAAATTCCGATAAAAAGGATGTAGTCAAAACCTATTCCGTACGTTCAACCTCCCAATTGATCAGTGCGGTGCAAAAAGCAAAACAGGGGGATACCATACGTTTGACTGCTAGCAAATACAAGCTTAAAACCCCGTTGAAAATCGATAAACACTTGACCCTACAGTCGGCCGATATCCATAAGAAGGCTATCATTCATTACAACGGTGCCGCAAAGACCCCGGCATTTGAAATGAACCCCAAAGGACAACTGACCCTAAAAGGGCTTATCCTTAAAGGAGAAAAAGCCCAATATGCATTTGCCAGTTTGAAAAACAATATGTCCAGTCTCTATAACTTAACGGTCGTAGATTCTGAAATATCGGGTTTTGACTATGTGCTCAAGGCCTACAAATATTCCTTCTCCGAATACATTCAACTGAAATCTACCGTAATTACCGATTGTGCCAATGGTCTGGAGCTGTCGGAAGAGACCGACGACAAAGGCGAATACAATGCCGAAAACATATATATTGACAATTGCCGTTTTAAAGGCGTTGGCAAAAACGTAATCGATTATTACCGAGGGGGCTACGACGAATCGACCGTGGGAGGCAATCTGGTCGTGACCAACAGCAGCTTCACTCAGTGCGGGGCAAAGGAAGAAAGCGAAATTTTACTCAACACCTATGGTATTATAAACGTAAACCTTTCCGGAAACAAATTCCGAGACAACCAAGTGAAGTATGTGGCCCGCCTTTGGGGAGCAAAGAACAATATGCATTCCGACAATGAAATAACAAATTCAGGGGAGCTGATTGTTGAAGAAAACCTCCCACTCAAATTGATGTATTAA
- a CDS encoding polysaccharide lyase family 7 protein encodes MKKTVLATVTVFVLFACKDKPKATTDSASESAVAMKNTTKYPSELIPQMDEWKILLGDGTHKEDLVNYAKDDFFYVEHENETDWVVFKTPNSGITSRTSSNTRTELGQKKHWIPETGGKLNATLKVQHVSTSGDARVAASYSVVVGQIHSDEGHENEPIKIFYKKFPGHTKGSVFWNYEINTKGDNSKRWDYSTAVWGYDMSVVGPTATSYPEEPEDGIALGEEFSYEINVYEGIMYLTFSSEGHKTIKFTKNLLKSNFTKKSDIPQQIKTLYASIGRDGIERENAYAGEIQYFKLGAYNQTNGKSPEDNLVWSTGADVYDGDIAKQYANGSYAEVWFKEATLGSGSAPEAQ; translated from the coding sequence ATGAAAAAAACAGTATTAGCTACAGTTACCGTATTCGTCCTTTTCGCCTGTAAAGACAAACCTAAGGCCACTACGGACAGTGCATCGGAATCGGCCGTTGCAATGAAAAACACCACTAAATACCCAAGTGAGCTTATCCCTCAAATGGATGAATGGAAAATTCTCTTAGGCGATGGCACCCATAAAGAAGACCTTGTGAATTATGCGAAGGATGACTTTTTTTATGTTGAACATGAAAATGAAACAGATTGGGTAGTATTCAAAACACCGAACTCGGGCATTACCTCAAGGACCTCAAGTAATACCAGAACGGAATTAGGGCAGAAAAAACACTGGATTCCCGAAACAGGAGGGAAGTTGAATGCAACCTTAAAGGTTCAACACGTCTCCACTTCGGGCGATGCTAGGGTTGCCGCGTCATACTCTGTCGTGGTCGGCCAAATTCACAGCGATGAAGGACACGAAAACGAACCGATAAAAATCTTTTACAAAAAATTTCCAGGCCATACAAAAGGCTCCGTTTTTTGGAATTACGAGATTAACACCAAGGGTGATAATTCAAAGCGATGGGATTACTCCACGGCAGTTTGGGGATACGATATGTCGGTCGTTGGCCCAACGGCTACCTCATACCCCGAAGAACCGGAAGACGGTATAGCCTTGGGGGAGGAGTTTAGTTATGAAATCAACGTTTATGAAGGTATCATGTACCTCACTTTTTCTAGTGAAGGCCACAAGACCATTAAATTCACCAAAAACCTATTAAAATCCAATTTTACCAAGAAGTCCGATATTCCTCAACAGATAAAGACGCTGTATGCTTCAATAGGTCGTGACGGTATCGAACGTGAAAATGCCTATGCCGGGGAAATACAATACTTTAAGCTAGGAGCCTACAACCAAACCAACGGAAAATCCCCAGAGGATAATCTGGTATGGAGTACAGGGGCCGACGTTTACGATGGTGACATTGCCAAGCAATATGCAAATGGAAGCTATGCCGAGGTATGGTTCAAAGAAGCGACGCTTGGAAGTGGAAGCGCCCCAGAAGCCCAGTGA
- a CDS encoding chondroitinase-B domain-containing protein encodes MRHLHNFFSFIFLLGTFSFVTAQQKNTVKNVAEFNEALRTVQPGDSIVLANGIWKDSELLFEAEGTAEKPITLTVEEKGKVTLEGESNLRMAGNHLIVKGLIFKNGHTPTNAVISFRKDREKMANHSRLTECVIDNFNNPERQVQDYWITIYGKNNRIDHNHIVGKKNLGVTMIVGLDTEGSRANNHKIDHNYFGPRPTYGNNGGETLRIGTSHHAMENSNTLVESNYFDRCNGEHEIISNKSCQNTFKYNTFFECTGTLTMRHGNETLVDGNVFIGNGKPSTGGVRVINESQTVINNYHIGLTGYRFRGAFVMMNGVPNSPPNRYVPVIDSKVNNNTFVNCENILFGAGSDEERSQAPQTSEFSRNIIYNDTKKDIFTINDDISGISFKNNILGKNSETTIEKGFVNADIQLVKNGQGFLIPTSKKIKHKVTISPNIATKENTGVTWYSKEDKTVALNSGKTIKVKAGINTLYDEVKKSEAGDIMLLEEGGTYLLTKAVKINHPLSFKTEGKEKAKIFFERMMAFEIQDGGSLSLENISFDGAKSPDYAGNSVISTSKNSMIENYKLFIDKCEFKDMVVNHSFDVLRVSKGTFADTISIKNSTFRKITGSITALDTETDDIGAYNVEYFIMKNNIISELQGAALRLYRGGKDESTFGPFLEVDHNVFDKVGFGKKNKYKSAISLYGVQEIDIKNNIFRDSKAIQMHLVVGEPIVKVRNNALSNSEKLVVTGDQEYFVENQWDLDPKFSDESSYTLSADSPLKGKATDGGDLGVISQ; translated from the coding sequence ATGAGACACTTACACAATTTTTTTTCCTTTATTTTTCTTCTCGGTACCTTCTCGTTTGTAACGGCCCAACAAAAAAATACGGTCAAGAACGTAGCCGAGTTTAATGAAGCGCTCCGAACGGTACAACCGGGCGATAGTATTGTTCTTGCCAATGGTATATGGAAAGACTCCGAACTTCTGTTTGAAGCAGAAGGGACGGCAGAAAAGCCCATTACCCTTACGGTAGAAGAAAAAGGAAAGGTGACCTTGGAAGGCGAATCGAACCTAAGGATGGCCGGGAATCATTTGATTGTAAAAGGTCTGATCTTTAAAAATGGCCATACACCGACCAATGCAGTGATTTCCTTTAGGAAGGACCGGGAGAAAATGGCCAATCATAGCCGCTTGACCGAATGTGTTATTGACAACTTCAACAACCCCGAGCGTCAGGTACAGGATTACTGGATAACCATCTATGGTAAAAACAACCGTATTGACCACAACCATATCGTAGGGAAAAAGAATTTGGGAGTCACCATGATCGTCGGCCTCGACACAGAAGGTAGCAGGGCGAACAACCATAAAATAGACCACAATTATTTCGGGCCACGCCCCACTTATGGAAATAATGGTGGCGAAACCTTACGAATTGGGACGAGCCATCATGCCATGGAAAATTCCAACACCTTGGTAGAATCCAATTACTTTGACCGATGCAATGGCGAACATGAGATCATCTCGAACAAGTCTTGCCAGAACACTTTTAAATACAATACCTTCTTTGAGTGTACGGGAACCTTAACCATGCGTCATGGTAATGAAACCTTGGTTGACGGCAATGTCTTTATTGGTAACGGTAAGCCGAGTACAGGAGGGGTTAGGGTAATTAACGAAAGCCAGACGGTCATTAACAATTACCATATAGGATTAACCGGATATCGTTTTCGAGGGGCTTTCGTTATGATGAACGGCGTACCCAATTCCCCGCCAAACCGCTACGTTCCGGTAATCGACTCAAAAGTAAACAACAACACTTTTGTAAATTGTGAAAATATCCTTTTTGGCGCGGGTAGCGATGAAGAAAGGAGTCAAGCTCCCCAAACTTCCGAATTTTCAAGGAATATCATTTATAACGATACCAAGAAAGATATCTTCACCATTAACGATGATATTAGCGGAATTAGCTTTAAAAACAATATCCTCGGGAAGAATTCTGAAACCACTATTGAAAAAGGCTTTGTAAACGCCGACATTCAATTGGTAAAAAACGGGCAGGGCTTCTTGATTCCTACCTCAAAAAAAATAAAGCATAAGGTAACCATAAGTCCGAATATCGCCACCAAGGAAAATACAGGGGTAACTTGGTATTCCAAGGAAGATAAAACCGTTGCATTGAATTCTGGTAAAACGATCAAGGTAAAAGCGGGGATCAACACTTTATATGATGAAGTAAAGAAGTCCGAAGCAGGTGATATCATGCTTTTGGAAGAAGGCGGCACCTATTTGTTGACCAAGGCCGTGAAAATAAACCATCCCCTTTCCTTTAAAACGGAGGGTAAAGAAAAGGCTAAGATCTTCTTTGAAAGAATGATGGCCTTTGAGATCCAAGATGGAGGAAGCCTGTCTTTGGAGAACATAAGCTTTGACGGGGCGAAATCCCCGGATTACGCAGGTAATTCCGTTATAAGCACCAGTAAAAACTCGATGATAGAAAACTATAAGTTGTTTATTGATAAATGTGAGTTTAAAGATATGGTCGTCAACCATTCTTTTGATGTGTTAAGGGTTTCAAAGGGCACTTTTGCCGATACCATCAGTATCAAAAATTCGACCTTCAGAAAAATTACGGGAAGCATTACTGCACTAGACACCGAAACCGATGACATAGGGGCCTATAATGTAGAGTACTTCATCATGAAGAACAATATCATTAGCGAACTACAAGGCGCGGCATTGCGGTTGTATAGAGGCGGTAAGGACGAAAGTACCTTCGGGCCTTTTCTAGAAGTCGACCACAATGTATTCGATAAGGTCGGGTTCGGCAAGAAAAATAAATACAAGTCGGCCATCTCCCTTTACGGTGTGCAGGAAATCGATATCAAAAACAATATTTTTAGGGACAGTAAGGCGATTCAAATGCACTTGGTAGTTGGTGAACCTATTGTAAAAGTCCGGAATAACGCCTTGAGCAATTCCGAGAAACTCGTGGTAACGGGAGACCAGGAATACTTCGTAGAAAACCAATGGGACCTAGACCCTAAATTCTCCGATGAATCATCATATACCTTAAGTGCAGATTCTCCCTTAAAGGGAAAAGCTACCGATGGGGGCGATTTGGGCGTAATTTCCCAATAA
- a CDS encoding sensor histidine kinase, translated as MSQNEKTLTPKLIKKLWLAFVLLVLLMGSSYIFITGYFANKYSQETTQRLNADVAHHVIAEKFKDASPFLEDGSVNKPLFGDLMHDMMAVNQSIEVYLLNESGDVLYSVVLDHGDKSSIKTVSLAPIQSFIKNKGERFVLGDDPRNPGEQKIFSAAPYSVDGRNGYMYIVLAGKKFQEISDNLMGQYFAKLGIGATFLTMLFSLVIGLMAIWFLTKNLRLITQTVRKFHDGDLEARIADPQDSDIEVFAKSFNEMADSIVGNMDKMKSVDHLRRELIANVSHDLRTPLAILKGYIETLQIKNDTLSEEQKKEYLQITHDNVDKLSNLVNQLFEYSKLEAEQVTPVKEPFSITELSHDLIAKFRVLAEQKQIELQLDNPQENCMVFADVSLVERALQNLIENALKYTQANGKVTLSLQKKGKNVEINITDTGTGIPVNEQPFIFDRYKQVDKSAKKHGVGLGLAIVKKIMDLHDTTITVLSKPKEGSSFIFNLPAYQI; from the coding sequence ATGAGTCAAAACGAAAAAACCTTGACGCCCAAGCTGATCAAAAAACTTTGGTTGGCCTTTGTACTCCTTGTTTTGTTGATGGGGTCTTCCTATATTTTTATCACGGGCTATTTTGCCAATAAATACAGCCAAGAAACCACACAACGCCTTAATGCCGACGTGGCCCATCATGTAATTGCGGAAAAATTTAAGGATGCCTCCCCCTTTCTTGAAGACGGCAGCGTAAACAAGCCCTTATTCGGTGACCTGATGCACGATATGATGGCCGTTAACCAAAGTATCGAGGTCTATTTGTTGAATGAAAGCGGCGATGTTCTGTATTCTGTCGTTTTAGACCATGGGGACAAAAGTTCCATAAAAACGGTTTCCTTGGCCCCTATTCAATCGTTCATCAAAAATAAAGGGGAACGTTTTGTTTTGGGCGATGATCCTAGAAACCCCGGGGAACAAAAGATTTTTTCGGCGGCCCCCTACTCCGTCGACGGTCGTAACGGATATATGTATATCGTGCTGGCCGGAAAGAAATTTCAAGAAATTAGCGATAACCTTATGGGGCAGTACTTTGCCAAACTGGGTATCGGGGCTACCTTTCTTACCATGCTCTTTTCGTTGGTCATCGGCCTTATGGCCATTTGGTTTTTGACCAAGAACCTAAGGTTGATTACACAGACCGTACGCAAATTTCACGATGGCGACCTTGAAGCGCGAATTGCCGATCCCCAAGATTCGGATATTGAGGTGTTCGCTAAATCGTTCAATGAAATGGCCGATAGTATTGTTGGCAATATGGATAAAATGAAATCGGTAGACCACTTGCGCAGGGAACTCATTGCCAATGTATCGCATGACCTTAGAACGCCCTTGGCCATTCTAAAAGGATATATAGAGACCTTACAGATAAAGAACGACACCCTTTCTGAAGAACAAAAAAAAGAGTATCTACAGATTACACATGATAATGTGGATAAGCTTTCGAATTTGGTAAACCAACTCTTTGAATATTCAAAACTGGAAGCGGAACAGGTTACCCCTGTAAAAGAACCCTTTTCCATAACCGAACTCTCCCACGACCTGATCGCCAAATTCAGGGTGCTTGCCGAACAAAAGCAAATAGAACTTCAATTGGATAATCCCCAAGAGAACTGTATGGTCTTTGCCGATGTAAGCCTTGTGGAAAGGGCCTTGCAGAACCTAATAGAGAATGCCCTAAAATATACCCAAGCCAATGGTAAGGTGACCTTATCCTTACAGAAAAAAGGAAAAAACGTAGAGATAAACATTACCGATACCGGAACAGGCATACCCGTGAACGAGCAACCCTTTATATTCGACCGCTATAAGCAGGTGGATAAAAGTGCCAAAAAACACGGCGTCGGACTAGGTCTGGCCATAGTCAAAAAGATAATGGACCTACATGATACTACCATTACCGTTTTAAGCAAACCCAAGGAAGGGAGTTCATTTATCTTCAACCTACCGGCCTACCAAATATAG
- a CDS encoding response regulator transcription factor has protein sequence MKEILIIEDDPEIIKLLEIHLTDLIYKISKAMDGAEGLKMALENNYDLILLDLTLPSMDGVEICKSLRAEKNTPIIMLTAKSEEIDRVLGLEIGADDYITKPFSIRELLARIKAVMRRTDVQEAQTDNTATISCEGLSIDIDKRKVLLNDTKVELSPKEFELLVLMASNPGRNYTRTQLLNMIWGYNFEGYEHTVNSHINRLRAKIESDMANPVYILTTWGVGYKFNEDITL, from the coding sequence ATGAAAGAAATATTGATAATAGAAGATGATCCAGAAATCATCAAGCTTTTGGAAATCCACCTTACGGACCTTATTTATAAGATATCGAAGGCCATGGATGGTGCGGAAGGACTGAAAATGGCCTTGGAAAACAACTATGACCTTATACTTTTGGATTTGACCCTTCCCAGTATGGATGGAGTTGAAATTTGCAAGAGTTTACGGGCCGAAAAGAACACGCCCATTATAATGCTTACGGCGAAGTCGGAAGAAATTGACCGTGTTCTAGGCTTAGAGATCGGGGCCGACGACTACATTACCAAACCCTTTAGTATACGGGAACTATTGGCCCGTATCAAGGCGGTAATGCGCCGCACGGATGTCCAAGAGGCCCAAACCGACAATACGGCTACCATTTCTTGTGAAGGACTTTCCATAGATATAGACAAAAGAAAGGTGCTTTTGAACGATACCAAGGTGGAACTTTCTCCCAAAGAATTTGAACTATTGGTCTTAATGGCCTCTAATCCGGGGCGTAACTACACCCGAACCCAATTATTGAATATGATTTGGGGCTATAATTTTGAAGGATACGAACATACGGTAAACTCACATATCAACCGATTACGGGCCAAGATAGAATCGGATATGGCCAATCCGGTGTATATATTAACGACTTGGGGCGTGGGCTATAAGTTTAATGAAGATATCACCTTATGA
- a CDS encoding anti-sigma factor, whose amino-acid sequence MKNCKIKTGLFIALFGLLVVSCSDDDDDTVMLPEASSLNLNLTGLENLGDDYLYEGWVIVNGAPVSTGTFSVDDSGKLSATEFEMEAEILNSATSFVLSIEPNPDPSTAPADTKIFVGDFNGDTANLGTGTVAPSFDDIEGKFIIAAPTGTGADEEKYSGIWFLDNSSGSAVAGLKLPQLEAGWKYEGWVVIDGVPVTTGTFTATDAADEQAPFSGSNPGPNFPGEDLLVNAPSPLVFPTDVRGKVAVISIEPFPDNSTAPFTLKPLVGMVAADAMGVQEIATNVDGSFPSGSVTR is encoded by the coding sequence ATGAAAAATTGTAAAATTAAAACAGGACTCTTCATTGCGCTCTTCGGGCTATTGGTAGTTTCGTGTAGTGATGACGATGATGATACGGTGATGTTACCAGAGGCGTCATCCTTAAACCTGAATTTGACCGGATTGGAGAATTTGGGAGATGACTATCTATATGAAGGTTGGGTCATTGTAAACGGTGCCCCTGTTTCAACAGGAACGTTTTCGGTCGATGACTCGGGAAAGCTTTCCGCTACCGAATTTGAAATGGAAGCTGAAATATTGAACAGCGCTACAAGCTTTGTATTATCCATAGAACCGAATCCGGATCCATCGACAGCCCCTGCCGACACTAAAATCTTCGTAGGTGATTTTAACGGGGATACCGCGAATTTGGGCACAGGTACCGTAGCTCCGTCCTTTGATGATATCGAAGGAAAATTTATTATAGCGGCACCAACGGGTACAGGGGCCGATGAAGAAAAATACAGTGGAATCTGGTTTTTGGACAACAGCTCGGGAAGCGCAGTAGCCGGACTAAAATTGCCACAGCTTGAAGCAGGCTGGAAGTACGAAGGATGGGTAGTCATCGACGGTGTTCCGGTCACTACGGGAACCTTTACGGCAACGGATGCGGCCGATGAGCAAGCCCCGTTCAGTGGAAGCAACCCCGGTCCGAACTTTCCAGGTGAAGACCTTTTGGTCAATGCCCCGTCACCCTTGGTTTTTCCGACCGATGTAAGAGGTAAGGTCGCCGTAATCAGCATCGAACCTTTTCCAGACAATAGTACCGCCCCGTTTACCTTGAAGCCTTTGGTAGGCATGGTGGCCGCTGATGCCATGGGAGTCCAAGAAATCGCCACGAATGTAGATGGTAGCTTTCCTTCAGGAAGCGTTACCAGATAG
- the truA gene encoding tRNA pseudouridine(38-40) synthase TruA — MQKQRYCYLLRVQYLGFRYSGWQKQPKQKTIEGMLAKTLKFVLADRSFKILGAGRTDAKVSAVNMAFELFVDDMGLGNLNEFLSFFNENLPPDIRALSIKEVDKAFNIIQDAKQKEYIYLFSHGEKNHPFCAPFLANILQPLDIDVMIKAAKLFEGSHDFKTYTARLQEGTTTFRTIISCELKPNEVLKANFFPRESYALHVKGEGFMRYQIRMIMGALIQLGKGELSMADIQDSLRPETTMKLTYVAPGSGLLLHELHFTDQKI; from the coding sequence ATGCAAAAACAACGTTATTGCTATTTGCTACGTGTTCAATACCTTGGTTTTCGCTATAGTGGGTGGCAAAAACAACCCAAACAGAAAACCATAGAGGGAATGCTGGCCAAAACCCTAAAGTTTGTTTTGGCCGACCGCTCTTTTAAGATTTTGGGTGCAGGCCGTACCGACGCAAAGGTGTCTGCCGTGAATATGGCCTTTGAACTATTCGTAGATGATATGGGCCTTGGGAACCTCAATGAATTCCTTAGCTTTTTTAACGAGAACTTACCGCCCGATATCCGGGCCTTGAGCATTAAGGAGGTGGATAAGGCGTTTAACATCATACAAGACGCAAAACAAAAGGAATACATTTATCTCTTTTCCCACGGTGAAAAAAACCATCCCTTCTGTGCGCCCTTTTTGGCCAATATATTACAGCCCTTGGATATTGATGTGATGATCAAGGCGGCCAAGCTTTTTGAGGGAAGTCACGATTTTAAGACCTATACCGCCCGCCTTCAAGAGGGCACTACCACATTTCGCACCATTATCTCTTGCGAACTCAAACCGAACGAAGTCTTAAAGGCCAATTTTTTTCCTAGGGAAAGCTATGCCTTACACGTAAAAGGGGAAGGCTTTATGCGCTATCAAATACGGATGATCATGGGGGCCTTGATCCAACTGGGAAAGGGGGAGCTGTCTATGGCCGACATTCAAGATTCCTTACGACCCGAAACTACCATGAAGCTTACTTATGTGGCCCCAGGCTCAGGTTTGCTACTTCATGAGCTACATTTTACCGATCAGAAAATCTAG
- the corA gene encoding magnesium/cobalt transporter CorA, whose product MARRKRLGKILPKKASKFQKKMGKAPGTITYMGRREGGTSVVNILEYNENVLSEHIPGDIDAIVAHKELPEISWIDIVGISDEDFIAKIGKRFGLNPLVLEDIVDTHQRPKIDEYEDYIFGVFKMLYINNEQEIVYEHVAMVLLESCVLVFQEMDDDVFKGVRHRIKNKSGRIRTRGADYLFFALIDAIVDNYFVVLEHLNHKIEELEEVVYDNPTPEIAHEIQMIKKEVLRIRRWIFPVKELVSRLIDTENPLITKDTKVFLRDALDHSLEINESIQIYREMSMSLMEMYMSNMSNKMNEVMKVLTIMASIFIPLTFIAGIYGMNFDHMPELHYENGYYYVWGVMIALFIGMMIYFKRKNWL is encoded by the coding sequence ATGGCCAGACGAAAAAGATTGGGAAAAATACTTCCTAAAAAAGCATCCAAATTTCAGAAGAAAATGGGCAAAGCCCCGGGTACCATTACCTATATGGGGCGTAGGGAAGGAGGGACCAGCGTAGTCAATATTTTGGAATACAATGAGAATGTCTTAAGCGAACACATTCCCGGAGATATCGATGCCATTGTCGCCCATAAAGAACTGCCCGAAATTTCATGGATCGACATCGTCGGAATCAGTGATGAAGATTTTATCGCTAAAATAGGAAAACGCTTCGGACTCAATCCCTTGGTATTGGAAGATATCGTAGATACCCATCAACGGCCCAAAATCGATGAATACGAGGATTATATTTTCGGGGTTTTCAAAATGCTGTATATCAATAATGAGCAGGAAATCGTCTATGAACATGTCGCCATGGTCTTGCTAGAAAGCTGTGTACTCGTATTTCAAGAAATGGATGACGATGTGTTTAAAGGGGTCAGGCATCGTATCAAGAATAAATCGGGCCGTATAAGAACACGAGGCGCCGATTATCTGTTTTTTGCTTTAATCGATGCTATAGTAGACAACTATTTTGTAGTTCTCGAACATTTGAACCATAAGATAGAGGAGTTGGAAGAAGTGGTCTATGACAATCCCACTCCCGAAATCGCCCATGAAATCCAAATGATAAAAAAGGAGGTGTTGCGGATACGGCGTTGGATCTTTCCCGTAAAAGAGCTGGTCAGTCGCTTGATCGATACAGAAAACCCACTTATCACCAAAGATACCAAGGTTTTTCTTCGCGATGCCCTTGACCATTCTTTGGAAATAAACGAAAGTATTCAAATATATAGGGAAATGTCGATGAGCCTTATGGAAATGTACATGAGCAATATGAGCAATAAAATGAACGAGGTGATGAAGGTACTGACCATTATGGCCTCCATTTTTATCCCCTTGACCTTTATTGCCGGCATCTATGGTATGAATTTTGACCATATGCCCGAACTGCATTATGAAAATGGATACTATTATGTATGGGGCGTCATGATCGCTCTTTTTATAGGTATGATGATTTATTTTAAGAGGAAGAATTGGTTGTGA